From Prevotella sp. oral taxon 299 str. F0039:
TGGAGAGCATTGTATGGAGATGCAGAATATCCCGAAGGATACGAGATCCATGGTATAGATATATCTCATTATCAAGGTGATATTGATTGGAGTAAACTTAAAACAGCTAAGATAAAGAATAGCCCAGTGAAATTTATTCTAATAAAATCCACAGAAGGCTCTAATAAACTAGATGAAAATTTCAATGATAATTTTTATCAAGCTCGTGAGAATGGTTTCATAAGAGGGGCTTATCACTTTTGGAGTAATAGGACCAGTCCACGGCAACAAGCTTATTATTTTCTAAAACAAGTGCATCTTGAAGATGGAGATTTACCTCCTGTTTTAGATGTTGAGCATAAACAAAAAAATAAAAGTAATGAAGAGTTTCAACGTGATATCTTAACTTGGTTACATATTGTGGAGGATAAGTATCATGTAAAACCCATTATTTACACTTATTATAAATTTAAAGAAGCTTATTTAAATGCACCTGTTTTTGATGATTATCCATATTGGATTGCTCACTATTATGTTGAGAAGGTGGCTTACAAAGGTTCTTGGAAGTTTTGGCAACATACTGATGTAGGTAAACTCCCAGGTATAAAAGGATATGTAGACTTTAATATTTATAATGGCTCATATTATGATTTAAGAAAAATGACAATAGGAAATCAAGAGCAAGAATGGTAGAGATTCTAATAAAGTTCTTAAGGATAGAATAATGATAGTAAAGTAGAGCTTAACGAATGAAAGCATTTCTATATTATAAAATCTATTGAAATCATATTGAATAAAGTAGATAAATAGTGCTTATATATAACATGAAAATAAAAAAGATTCCATAGTTTTTGGAAGTTTAATAAAATATGTATACCTTTGCACTATATCTTAAGGAATAATATCAATATAAAAGATGTTATAATGGTGGATTCATCTAACGGTTAGGATACAAGATTCTCAATCTTGGCATAGGGGTTCGATTCCCCTATCCACTACAAAATGCTCATAAGAAATTATTACTTATTGAGCATTTCTTCTTTAAAAAAGGTTATATTTTATCCATAATTTATATTCCAGAGAACACTAAATGTTCCATAATATGGTGTTTTTTTAGGATAAAAAACTCTAGATAACCTTGTCTTTTATATTATTTTATTGGAGTTATATTATCTTCAAATCGTTTAATTACGTGTAGATTACAATGAATCCCTTTGTGAAGTTTGTATTTACAATCAAAATAACAAACTTTTTCTCAGACGTATTAAAGCTTAATTTAGCAACTTTTTCTATCTTTGCACAAAGTAGAAAGAGGTAAGAATGGTAATGATCACTTCTTTGTTATTATGAAATAAATTATATTTAGAGAATAGATATAACGCAGGTAAATGGATTATCAAAGAATAATAGATAAATATTATCCAACAGAAAATAAGCTAAAGAATATCTTAATGATCCATAGTAGGGAGGTTGCCGACTTTGCTTTAGCTGTAATTACACGACACCCCGAACTAAACATCGATGCTTCTTTTGTTGAAGAAGCAGCAATGTTACATGATATTGGTATCTTTCAATGCGATGCGAGTGGTATAGAATGTTTTGGTTCTCATCCTTATATCTTACATGGACGTATTGGTGCAGATATATTAAGAAAGGAATCGTTTCCTCAACATGCTCGAGTTTGTGAGCGACATACAGGTGCAGGGATAACAAAACAGCAGATACAAGAAAATAACTTGCCTCTTCCGCTTCTAGATTTTTGTCCAGAAAGCATCGAAGAAAAGCTCGTTTGTTATGCCGATAAGTTCTTTTCTAAAACTAAATTAGATAAAACAAAGACTTTCGAAGAGGCACTTCGAAGTTTAAAGAAGTTTGGAGATGATGGTATAGAACGCTTTTGTTCGTGGCACGAAATCTTCAAATAAGATATCTTTTATTTTCTTTTGTGTACGTAGATAATGAATCATTCCAAAGGAAGAGTGATAAATAAAAGTTTTATTCGCAAAACATCTGTAGAACGTTAAAAATGAAAAATATAGGATATATGTGCTATATAATAAGTAATTTTGCGGTATAATGAGGTCAAAGTTTTTAATTCTAATATTCTTGTTGGTTGTTACTTGCATACTTGCAGGTAACTCTTTTGTTGTTCAGAAACGTAAAGGGCAACATAAAAAGCAAGATACAATATCGCTAAAAGATAGTAATAAGCTAGCATTACCGCTTATTTCATCAACGGATACATCGGCTTTAGATTCGTTGCAACGAGCAATATATAAATATAATAAACATATTGACGATTCTGTTCGCTTAGATTCTATTAATAAAACTAAAGCAACAGGAATAGATGCTCCTGTCAGTTATCAAGCAAACGACTCACTGGTTTACGATGCTTACACTAAAAAAGCCTATCTTTATGGTACTTCTCAGGTGAAATATGAAGAGATGGACCTCACAAGTGAAAAGATAAACATGAGCTTAGATAGTAGTTTGGTGCATGCAACTGGTGTGTATGCCGACACAACGAACTCCAAACTTAAAGGAACTCCTATCTTCAAAATGGGCTCAGACACCTATAATAACGACACCATTGCATTTAATTTTAAAACAAAAAAAGGACTCATTTCTAATGTACATACAAAGCAACAAGAAGGTTTCTTAAGTAGTAAAATAGCAAAACGTGACGAGAAAGGGGATATCTATCTTGAACATGGACGTTATACTACATGTGATAAGGATTGTCCCGACTTTTATATTTCCTTGTCAAGAGCTAAGGTTCGCACAGGAAAAGACGTTGTGTTCGGACCTGCTTATCTTGTTGTT
This genomic window contains:
- a CDS encoding HDIG domain-containing metalloprotein; this encodes MDYQRIIDKYYPTENKLKNILMIHSREVADFALAVITRHPELNIDASFVEEAAMLHDIGIFQCDASGIECFGSHPYILHGRIGADILRKESFPQHARVCERHTGAGITKQQIQENNLPLPLLDFCPESIEEKLVCYADKFFSKTKLDKTKTFEEALRSLKKFGDDGIERFCSWHEIFK
- a CDS encoding glycoside hydrolase family 25 protein, which produces MSSRRHQSRRTRKKHKVFFWKRLPRWVRILLLFLGGIVYAWVFYYFFVSPTGFRWRALYGDAEYPEGYEIHGIDISHYQGDIDWSKLKTAKIKNSPVKFILIKSTEGSNKLDENFNDNFYQARENGFIRGAYHFWSNRTSPRQQAYYFLKQVHLEDGDLPPVLDVEHKQKNKSNEEFQRDILTWLHIVEDKYHVKPIIYTYYKFKEAYLNAPVFDDYPYWIAHYYVEKVAYKGSWKFWQHTDVGKLPGIKGYVDFNIYNGSYYDLRKMTIGNQEQEW